Within the Miscanthus floridulus cultivar M001 chromosome 2, ASM1932011v1, whole genome shotgun sequence genome, the region TAGAAGCCACACCCACATCAGATCCTAGTCCATTGCCACTTGTGCAAAGACAGCTAATATCAAGGGAAAGGTCTTTTGTCGTCTGGTTTTGAGAGGCAGGGACCAAAGATAAACGTGCTATAGATGATGGACCATTTTTAAACCGATCAAAGAGTTGCGGGGACTAAAATTGGACCATTTCCTTTGTTTATTTCCTTCACTAATTATTTGTGCATCACTGATGAGCTTCATTGTATAGGAACATTttcatcgaggcaagtcacactCGATACTGTTGAGATATTTACTACTCATGAATGGTTTGGCCAGCCAACAGTGGTTTTCCGGTGCAATGGAGAGAACAAAACAGATTTGCCAGATGTGAAGGAGGCGCACACGCTATATACCTTTAAGGGTGAAGAATCATGGCAGGCAAGTCAAACTGTTGGTGTAGTACTTAAAATTGTTCATCAGTTTGTCACTACTTTGTTTTGTTAGCATCATACATTGAATTGTGCAATTTTGGCAGCCCTTGACAGAGCTTCCAGAAAAGAAATGCAAGCGATGTGGTTTGTATGAGGAGGACACATTTAAACCTGATGATGTCTTTGATGAATGGGAGATGTGTTCGAGTGATTTCAAGGGTGGAAAATACACCCGGTTTAAGGAAGGCCAGTTCAATGTAACATTCCTATGTCCAAACTGCACTGCCTCAACTGGTACTGCTGATATCCAATACCTATTCCTTTCTGTTTGTTTAGACATTTTTCCTATGAGCTAGCTGGATTTACCGTTGCTTTTTGATAGTCTAAGGTAATTCTTTGCAGCTTGTTTTAATTTGGTTACGAGTAGTCTAGATTCATGGATAACTCCTCTGCAGCATCTTTGATGATGAAATTTCCCTGTTAAATCAATAGTACTTAATAATGCCAAAGAAATGCCTTGTGTCTTTGTTCTACATTGCCTTTGCTCAAGATGTTTCTTTCGTGCCAGGACATGGAAACAGTGAACCTAGCGAAGATTTGGAAACTAAGAAGACATCTGTTGCTGCTATCATAATagttagtgttcttgcttcagtCCTTGTCATCACTGCCTTGGTCGGGGGCTACAAGTACTGGCAGAAGAAGAAGAGGGAGCGAGACCAGGCACGATTCCTCAAGCTCTTTGAAGAGGGAGATGACCTTGAAGATGAACTGGGCCTTAGCAATGAACTCTAGAATAGTGCGTACAGTCTTACTTCCGATGTTTTCAGATGTAGTTTCCACGATGATGTATAGAATGTGCAATTTTTCACTTAGAAATTTTGTAGTGTATAGCATCCAGTAATGTATAAAGAAATGATTCCAACAAAACTATGATTCAGTTCAATTTCTGTTTCTAGTGACCTCGTAGCTTTTGGAGAGGGTGTGAATCTTGCAACAGTTTTGCGGTAGCCCTGTTACGTACATGTAGTGCAAAAATGAATGAATTCACGTCTAGTCTTCATCGTATGCTTCGCGTTTCCCTCTCTCTGTCAGTTTGCCATGCTTATCCAGGTAGCCGATGGTGACGAGCTCAGCAACAACATTCTCCAGTGATGGCGCCACTGGTGGGTCAAGAAGCTCGAAGCCCGGCATGCCATCGGCAGCGTGTCTCTTGAGCATCAGCGCGAGCTTGTTGAGCGCGCCGCCATCTCGCTTGACGTGCGGAACTGTGTGCTCTTGGAATCCAGCGTACTCGCCCTCCATGTAGAGCCGGTGGCAGTGCCCCGCAAAGGCGGTGCCGGCCACCGCTGCCCGCCTGATTGCCGCCTCCTTGGAGACCATCGCAAGCGGGTCCTCTGACAGCACGCCCGTGTCGACGACGTACGTGATCCCGGGGACCAGAACAGCCGTCTCGGCCACGTCCGTCGCCAGGACGACTTTCCTCGATCCACCTGGCGCAGGGTCCAGTGCGTGGTCCATGAACTCTTTCGGTAGGTTGTCGTGAATGAGGCAGAGGACCAGCCCTGGCATGTCGAGCTGCTCAAGCTTCTCGTAGGCCTCCCGGATGCGGATGATATCCGGCAAGAACACGAGCACGTCGCCGGGCGGCTTCGACCTGTGGATGTCCGTCACCTCCTCGACCACCGCGCTCACCATGTCGAGCATGGGCCCCCGCGAGTAGTGCACCGCGACGGGGTGCACCGCGCGCTGGAACGCGACGATCGGCGCGCCGAAGAAGAAGTCGCTGAGCGAGCTGTCTTCCGGTCCGCCGGCGGTGCAGACGACCACGTTGAGGTGCCCCATTTCCTCCGTCGCCACGGCGGCCTTGACTACCCCGAGAAGGAGGTCGGTGCAGAGCGTGCGGTCGTGTGCCTCATCGACGACGATCGTGCGGAACGCCGCGGCGAAGGCCGGCCTGTCGCAGCACAACATGTCGATGAGCACCCGGGTGGTCGTGAACCAGACGTCGTCGGACTCCCGCTCCTGTCCGGGTTTCGACGAG harbors:
- the LOC136533387 gene encoding uncharacterized protein; translation: MRWPLAISTRRRPLLFVLLVALYTIPGTFSSRQVTLDTVEIFTTHEWFGQPTVVFRCNGENKTDLPDVKEAHTLYTFKGEESWQPLTELPEKKCKRCGLYEEDTFKPDDVFDEWEMCSSDFKGGKYTRFKEGQFNVTFLCPNCTASTGHGNSEPSEDLETKKTSVAAIIIVSVLASVLVITALVGGYKYWQKKKRERDQARFLKLFEEGDDLEDELGLSNEL
- the LOC136537280 gene encoding probable ATP-dependent RNA helicase prh1, with translation MATGVPQEPEPQAPAISHHIGTILYYLQNYRIVVVSAAPGSGKSTVLPRYLANYGFGPVICAQPRLFAVTVTSSKPGQERESDDVWFTTTRVLIDMLCCDRPAFAAAFRTIVVDEAHDRTLCTDLLLGVVKAAVATEEMGHLNVVVCTAGGPEDSSLSDFFFGAPIVAFQRAVHPVAVHYSRGPMLDMVSAVVEEVTDIHRSKPPGDVLVFLPDIIRIREAYEKLEQLDMPGLVLCLIHDNLPKEFMDHALDPAPGGSRKVVLATDVAETAVLVPGITYVVDTGVLSEDPLAMVSKEAAIRRAAVAGTAFAGHCHRLYMEGEYAGFQEHTVPHVKRDGGALNKLALMLKRHAADGMPGFELLDPPVAPSLENVVAELVTIGYLDKHGKLTERGKREAYDED